The following are encoded together in the Candidatus Polarisedimenticolaceae bacterium genome:
- a CDS encoding GNAT family N-acetyltransferase — translation MSPATIRPARIEDVPAASRLAAALVRQHHAFDPDRFMLVEPVEEGYARFLSTQVDREGVVLLVAELDGTVVGYLLGGLEGRDWMLLLDDCGMIHDVYVDASARGRGIGTAIVEEAVARLVAMGVPRVVLSTAWPNEAARRLFAKLGFRETMVEMTREAGGSHHSG, via the coding sequence ATGAGCCCAGCCACGATCCGCCCGGCCCGAATCGAGGACGTCCCCGCGGCCTCCCGCCTCGCCGCGGCCCTCGTCCGCCAGCACCATGCCTTCGACCCCGATCGCTTCATGCTCGTGGAGCCGGTCGAGGAGGGGTACGCGCGGTTCCTGAGCACGCAGGTGGACCGCGAAGGGGTCGTGCTCCTCGTCGCCGAGCTCGACGGCACGGTCGTCGGGTACCTCCTCGGCGGGCTGGAGGGGCGCGACTGGATGCTGCTGCTCGACGATTGCGGGATGATCCACGACGTCTACGTGGACGCGTCGGCGCGCGGTCGAGGCATCGGCACGGCGATCGTCGAGGAGGCGGTCGCCCGGCTCGTCGCGATGGGGGTGCCCCGCGTCGTCCTCTCGACGGCGTGGCCGAACGAGGCGGCGCGGCGCCTGTTCGCGAAGCTCGGTTTCCGGGAGACGATGGTCGAAATGACGCGGGAGGCCGGTGGGTCCCACCACTCCGGCTAG
- a CDS encoding DJ-1/PfpI family protein — MAAKKILMIVGDFVEDYEAMVPFQILTMVGHTVDTVCPGKKPGDTVKTAVHDFQGDQTYVEYPGHRFAIHADFDAVEPASYDALVIPGGRAPEYLRLNPRVLEITRHFFEKGKPVAAICHGPQILAAAGVLKGRRAIAYPAVAPEIVGCGGSFGEVNATASNAMTDGNLVTAPAWPAHPAWMKQFLALLGSTVQA, encoded by the coding sequence ATGGCCGCGAAGAAGATCCTCATGATCGTCGGCGACTTCGTCGAGGATTACGAGGCGATGGTCCCGTTCCAGATCCTCACGATGGTCGGCCACACCGTCGACACCGTCTGCCCGGGGAAGAAACCGGGGGACACGGTGAAAACCGCCGTCCACGACTTCCAGGGCGATCAGACCTACGTCGAGTACCCCGGCCACCGGTTCGCGATCCACGCGGACTTCGACGCCGTCGAGCCGGCGTCGTACGACGCGCTCGTGATCCCGGGGGGGCGCGCACCGGAGTACCTGCGGCTGAACCCGCGCGTCCTCGAGATCACCCGCCACTTCTTCGAGAAGGGGAAGCCGGTCGCGGCGATCTGTCACGGCCCGCAGATCCTCGCGGCGGCCGGGGTCCTGAAGGGGCGGCGCGCGATCGCCTATCCCGCGGTGGCCCCGGAGATCGTCGGCTGCGGCGGGTCGTTCGGCGAGGTCAACGCGACCGCGTCGAACGCGATGACGGACGGGAACCTGGTCACCGCCCCGGCGTGGCCCGCCCACCCGGCGTGGATGAAGCAGTTCCTGGCGCTGCTCGGCTCGACGGTGCAGGCCTGA
- a CDS encoding MoaD/ThiS family protein produces the protein MIRIVLPAPLRTLARIEGEVRLSVEGVVTQRTVLDALEAAHPALLGTTRDPSTKKRRAFVRFFACGQDLSDVSPDAPLPDPVASGAEPYLVVGAIAGG, from the coding sequence ATGATCCGCATCGTGCTCCCCGCGCCGCTTCGCACCCTCGCGCGGATCGAGGGCGAGGTCCGGCTCTCGGTCGAAGGGGTCGTGACGCAGCGGACCGTGCTCGACGCCCTCGAGGCGGCGCACCCGGCGCTCCTCGGAACCACGCGCGATCCGTCCACGAAGAAGCGGCGCGCGTTCGTCCGGTTCTTCGCCTGCGGGCAGGACCTGTCCGACGTCTCCCCGGACGCCCCCCTCCCCGATCCGGTCGCCTCGGGGGCCGAGCCGTACCTCGTGGTCGGAGCGATCGCGGGAGGTTGA
- a CDS encoding site-2 protease family protein: MTDDAEHLERLRREREVRAAPAPSRARRAGLLGLVAIALAVLGKLKGVLGALKFLSLGKVLTTGGTMVLSIWAYAFAFGLPFAAGFVLLIFVHEMGHAVWIRRHGLRAGAPVFIPFVGAMIALKDQPRDAVVEAEIAIAGPIAGGLAAAACWGLGSWTGRPIFHALAYSGFFLNLFNCLPVSPLDGGRVAAAISRWLWVAGLAAAVPLALWSLHPILIVILVLGTVRAIKSFRGPEREQAYYAIPPRTRWAIAGVYFYVVVTLALGAAVLHRASTG, encoded by the coding sequence TTGACCGACGACGCGGAGCATCTCGAGCGGCTCCGGCGCGAGCGCGAGGTCCGGGCCGCTCCCGCGCCGAGCCGCGCCCGCCGGGCGGGGCTCCTCGGTCTCGTCGCGATCGCGCTGGCGGTCCTCGGGAAGCTGAAGGGGGTGCTCGGGGCGCTGAAGTTCCTTTCGCTCGGCAAGGTGCTCACGACCGGCGGCACGATGGTGCTGTCGATCTGGGCCTACGCCTTCGCCTTCGGGCTTCCGTTCGCCGCCGGGTTCGTGCTTCTCATCTTCGTGCACGAGATGGGGCACGCCGTCTGGATCCGGCGTCACGGCCTGCGGGCGGGGGCCCCGGTGTTCATTCCCTTCGTCGGCGCGATGATCGCGCTGAAGGACCAGCCGCGCGACGCCGTCGTGGAGGCCGAGATCGCGATCGCCGGCCCGATCGCGGGAGGGCTCGCCGCCGCGGCCTGCTGGGGCCTCGGCTCGTGGACGGGGCGCCCGATCTTCCACGCGCTGGCCTACTCGGGTTTCTTCCTCAATCTCTTCAACTGCCTTCCGGTCTCTCCGCTCGACGGGGGGCGCGTCGCCGCGGCGATCTCGCGTTGGCTCTGGGTCGCGGGCCTCGCGGCGGCGGTGCCGCTCGCGTTGTGGTCGCTCCATCCGATCCTCATCGTCATCCTCGTGCTCGGCACGGTGCGCGCGATCAAGTCGTTCCGGGGCCCCGAACGGGAACAGGCCTACTACGCGATCCCGCCGCGGACCCGCTGGGCGATCGCGGGGGTGTATTTCTACGTCGTGGTCACCCTTGCCCTCGGGGCGGCGGTGCTGCATCGTGCTTCGACGGGATGA